A single window of Nasonia vitripennis strain AsymCx chromosome 4, Nvit_psr_1.1, whole genome shotgun sequence DNA harbors:
- the LOC103318081 gene encoding ankyrin-1-like — translation MDLLKAIQASSSLEKVKEIIDSIGIPADSNYFDYECLNAAFETRQKDVAIFLLQKGCRVNRTMEVSTAVDTPLHHAVKQSDMELVHQLLNRKASITETNKDQNTPVHLTFMTRNDQMVDAMLLHVKHTNYANPKDKQGLIHMHIACMRNNVKVVQGFLENGNDIEHQINLDSYFMANYKPLHLAVVFMCLDVVKVLLTAGAKNNLYSNDKISPKNLAKHNFGNASIIEYLILGKDEKYLYCMPQRGLSNFHYVCMTNDSSLVKKFIENGVDLDRLCK, via the coding sequence ATGGATCTATTGAAAGCAATTCAAGCATCCAGTTCACTAGAGAAGGTCAAGGAAATAATTGACAGCATAGGCATTCCGGCAGATTCCAACTATTTTGACTATGAATGTTTAAATGCTGCCTTTGAGACAAGGCAAAAAGACGTTGCAATTTTCCTGCTACAAAAAGGCTGCAGAGTGAACAGAACAATGGAGGTTTCTACAGCTGTTGATACACCTCTTCATCATGCTGTGAAGCAGAGCGACATGGAACTTGTGCACCAACTGTTGAACAGAAAGGCATCCATTACTGAAACTAATAAGGATCAAAATACACCTGTACATCTTACTTTTATGACTAGAAATGATCAAATGGTAGATGCCATGCTTCTACATGTCAAGCACACTAACTATGCAAATCCAAAAGACAAGCAAGGTTTGATTCACATGCACATTGCATGCATGAGAAACAATGTAAAAGTTGTTCAAGGCTTTTTAGAAAACGGCAACGACATTGAGCATCAAATCAATTTGGATTCTTATTTCATGGCAAATTACAAACCCCTACATTTGGCAGTTGTATTCATGTGCTTAGATGTGGTGAAAGTACTCTTGACAGCAGGTGCCAAGAACAATCTATACTCAAATGATAAGATTTCACCCAAAAATCTAGCAAAACATAATTTTGGTAATGCATCAATAATTGAATATCTAATTCTTGGTAAGGATGAAAAGTATCTTTACTGCATGCCCCAACGTGGATTATCAAACTTTCACTATGTCTGCATGACAAATGACTCGTCTCTAGTGaaaaagtttatagaaaatggGGTGGATCTTGATAGGctctgtaaataa
- the LOC103317509 gene encoding 85/88 kDa calcium-independent phospholipase A2-like, with protein MAQLLIKRGANVDFVGPNGTALHLAFVNGDMKMVDLLLSNRATVNVTRPCDKKTMLHLFIDELLHRSDGHWSFPLLDIPDIIYKNMEYQDVYLRKLVELGCEVNAKDEEGNTALHIACTKLRDGEGCARIVLELGANINIENDEGETPFHRSLYYDGYRINADDFMMLYHHVQKLKALGLEVNPNNEKCCAQLLSEKEECDPEAECFTEESLAKMQQQRLDEIEKMQKTKIDRRTTLYKVLLEKSAILGEYSRNDKFRKIIDAENFSDEYPSYGFMLKLQDERGQKIAEAHDKK; from the exons ATGGCCCAGTTGTTGATCAAAAGAGGAGCCAACGTTGATTTCGTCGGACCTAATGGGACAGCGCTGCATTTGGCATTCGTAAACGGCGACATGAAGATGGTGGACTTGCTGTTGAGTAATAGGGCTACCGTTAACGTGACTAGGCCTTGCGATAAAAAAACCATGCTTCATTTGTTCATTGATGAGTTGCTGCACAGGAGTGATGGCCACTGGAGTTTTCCGCTGTTAGATATTCCAGATATTATTTATAAGAATATGGAATACCAGGATGTGTACTTGAGAAAGCTGGTGGAGCTGGGTTGCGAGGTCAATGCGAAGGACGAGGAAGGTAACACAGCTCTGCATATTGCCTGCACCAAGCTACGGGACGGCGAAGGATGCGCCAGGATCGTTCTCGAGCTCGGCGCTAACATCAACATTGAGAACGACGAGGGAGAAACCCCTTTCCACCGGAGTTTGTACTACGACGGATACAGGATAAATGCAGACGACTTTATGATGCTGTACCATCACGTGCAGAAGCTCAAGGCTCTGGGCTTGGAGGTCAATCCAAACAACGAGAAATGTTGCGCTCAATTATTGagcgaaaaagaagaatgtGATCCAGAAGCTGAATGTTTTACGGAGGAAAGTTTGGCCAAGATGCAGCAACAGCGACTGGACGAGATCGAAAAGATGCAGAAGACCAAGATAGACAGACGCACGACACTGTACAAAGTACTGCTCGAAAAATCTGCTATATTAGGCGAGTACTCGCGTAACGACAAGTTTAGAAAGATCATAGATGCGGAAAATTTTTCGGATGAGTATCCATCCTATGGCTTTATGCTCAAGTTACAGGATGAACGTGGTCAAAAGATTGCTGAAGCCCATGATAAAAAG TGA